A window from Malania oleifera isolate guangnan ecotype guangnan chromosome 7, ASM2987363v1, whole genome shotgun sequence encodes these proteins:
- the LOC131160091 gene encoding glucan endo-1,3-beta-glucosidase-like, translated as MAALLIFLALSIASQLRGAQSIGVCYGRLGDNLPAPPEVIELYKSNGIPQMRLYDPDPSVLQALKGSNIDLILGVPNQILQALASDPSAATQWVQTNVLAFSPDVKFKYIAVGNEIKPVEAEAASVLPAMQNVRAALVSAGLQDQIKVSTSIEASLLGVSDPPSASSFSDVAKPYIEPIISFLASTSSPLLANVYPYFGHIGHPQNVQLPFALFTAPGIVHDPNSNLDYQNLFDAMVDALYFALEKSGGANVGIVVSESGWPSAGGTAAATPENAETYYKNLIQHAGLGTPKRPGVLETYLFAMFDENQKTGAATEQHYGLFSPSKQPKYQISFN; from the exons ATGGCCGCTCTACTTATCTTCCTTGCACTTTCAATTGCCTCACAACTTAGAG GGGCACAATCCATTGGGGTATGCTACGGAAGACTGGGAGACAATCTCCCAGCCCCTCCAGAAGTCATAGAGCTCTACAAATCCAACGGCATTCCCCAAATGCGACTCTACGACCCTGACCCATCTGTCCTTCAGGCCCTCAAGGGTTCCAACATAGACCTCATCCTCGGCGTCCCGAACCAGATCCTCCAAGCCCTGGCTTCCGACCCTTCCGCCGCCACCCAGTGGGTCCAAACCAACGTCCTTGCGTTCTCTCCCGACGTCAAATTCAAGTACATCGCCGTCGGCAACGAGATCAAGCCTGTTGAAGCGGAGGCCGCCTCTGTTCTTCCTGCCATGCAAAACGTCCGCGCTGCCCTCGTCTCTGCCGGCCTCCAAGACCAAATCAAAGTTTCCACATCCATAGAGGCCAGCCTCCTCGGCGTCTCCGACCCTCCTTCTGCCAGCTCTTTTAGCGACGTCGCGAAACCCTACATAGAGCCCATTATAAGCTTCTTGGCCAGCACTAGTTCTCCGCTCCTGGCTAATGTGTACCCCTATTTTGGTCACATTGGGCATCCCCAAAACGTCCAACTCCCCTTTGCCTTGTTCACCGCCCCTGGCATCGTTCACGACCCGAATAGCAACCTTGACTACCAGAATCTTTTCGACGCCATGGTGGACGCTCTGTACTTCGCTCTTGAGAAGTCCGGCGGCGCGAATGTGGGTATTGTGGTGTCGGAGAGTGGGTGGCCGTCGGCCGGTGGCACTGCAGCAGCCACACCGGAGAATGCAGAGACTTATTATAAGAACTTGATTCAACATGCGGGCTTAGGGACCCCAAAGAGGCCGGGCGTGTTAGAGACGTATTTGTTTGCCATGTTCGACGAGAATCAAAAGACTGGCGCAGCCACCGAGCAACACTACGGCCTCTTCTCCCCTAGCAAACAGCCCAAGTATCAAATTagctttaattaa